From a region of the Impatiens glandulifera chromosome 4, dImpGla2.1, whole genome shotgun sequence genome:
- the LOC124934903 gene encoding secreted RxLR effector protein 161-like, translating into MDQSNPVLNPIVPGCKLGKSEEEKKIDTTTYKQIVGSLMYLTATRPDIMFVVSLLTRFMDCPTESHLAAAKRVLRYLKGTMDFGIFYKSKGQQNLIAYTDSDYAGDLSDRKSTSGYAFMFCSGVVSWSSKKQPVVSLSSTEAEFIVAASCACQAVWLRRIFKEVKHAPVGATTVFGDNNSVIKLSKNPVMHGRSKHIDVRFHFLRELTKDETVNLEYCNTKEQIADIMTKPLKLDAFEKLRDLLGVCVDPSVN; encoded by the coding sequence ATGGATCAAAGTAATCCGGTTCTAAATCCTATTGTTCCAGGTTGTAAACTTGGAAAAtcagaagaagaaaagaagattgaTACTACTACTTATAAACAGATAGTGGGGAGTCTGATGTATTTAACCGCTACTAGACCAGATATTATGTTTGTGGTAAGTCTTCTTACTAGATTCATGGACTGTCCTACTGAATCACATCTTGCTGCAGCAAAGAGAGTACTCAGATATTTAAAAGGAACAATGGACTTTGGGATTTTTTACAAGTCAAAAGGACAACAAAATTTAATTGCATATACTGATAGTGATTATGCAGGGGACCTAAGTGATAGGAAAAGTACTTCTGGATATGCTTTTATGTTTTGTTCTGGAGTAGTATCTTGGTCTTCAAAGAAACAGCCAGTAGTTTCATTGTCCTCCACTGAAGCTGAATTCATTGTAGCTGCATCGTGTGCTTGTCAAGCTGTATGGCTTAGAAGGATTTTTAAGGAAGTAAAACACGCTCCTGTTGGTGCTACCACTGTATTCGGTGACAATAATTCAGTAATCAAGTTATCAAAAAATCCTGTGATGCATGGACGAAGCAAACACATTGATGTCAGGTTTCATTTTCTCCGTGAACTTACAAAAGATGAAACTGTGAATCTAGAGTATTGCAATACTAAAGAACAAATTGCAGACATCATGACTAAACCGCTTAAGTTGGATGCTTTTGAGAAACTACGAGATTTGTTAGGTGTTTGTGTTGATCCAAGTGTAAATTGA